A region from the Treponema sp. J25 genome encodes:
- a CDS encoding phosphatidate cytidylyltransferase — protein MKHSIEGISEEIKTELVRKSIHLMIAVAPSLAAIDRSFTMFLLSGGVLLYTYLENLRREGVSIPLISTITLRASRKRDEGRFVMGPITLGLGALLALLLYPSPASSVAIYSLAFGDGFASLVGKLAGRYRPTWLMGKSLEGSLACFVAVLLVSYRITQRLALSVVVALVTTIIEALPLEDFDNILIPVAAGFTVMVLL, from the coding sequence ATGAAACATAGTATCGAAGGAATATCAGAAGAAATAAAAACCGAACTTGTACGGAAGTCAATTCATCTGATGATTGCCGTGGCGCCAAGTCTGGCGGCTATCGATCGTTCCTTTACGATGTTTCTGTTAAGTGGAGGGGTACTGCTGTACACCTACCTGGAAAATCTGCGTCGTGAGGGGGTGAGCATTCCTCTCATTTCGACGATTACCCTGCGAGCTTCCCGTAAACGGGATGAGGGGCGTTTTGTTATGGGCCCCATCACCTTAGGGTTGGGGGCACTGCTCGCCCTGCTCCTGTATCCTTCCCCGGCTTCGAGCGTGGCGATTTATAGCCTTGCCTTTGGGGACGGGTTCGCAAGTCTTGTGGGGAAATTGGCAGGACGCTATCGGCCCACATGGCTCATGGGGAAAAGCCTGGAAGGGTCCCTGGCCTGCTTTGTGGCGGTACTGTTGGTTTCCTACCGGATAACGCAGCGGCTTGCTCTTTCTGTGGTGGTAGCCCTGGTTACAACTATTATTGAAGCCCTTCCCCTGGAAGATTTTGATAATATCCTGATTCCCGTCGCGGCAGGTTTTACCGTGATGGTTCTCTTATAG
- a CDS encoding DUF2259 domain-containing protein: MKRTHMPRIVFCILILIVSVAGHLCAGEVATFVDLGFSPDGKYYLFGQYGVTDKTLLPWAELFFVDVDKNNFVPGGKKQYLHTGQIVLGQDGSGALYKLLLANKDLIQKYNIDFLRQSTPLYITPDGEKQEASDPIEFRDFATGRSFKASLTQYVEGAGKNLSSSFFINLEVTDAKGNTKKYLVGTPSLKRPLIASYMIRKAMIAPQDGSLIFIIEMKRVADQGFDIRYMVEAVRIP; this comes from the coding sequence ATGAAAAGGACCCACATGCCGAGAATAGTGTTCTGTATTCTCATACTGATAGTAAGTGTTGCGGGGCACCTCTGTGCCGGAGAGGTGGCTACGTTTGTTGATCTCGGTTTTTCACCGGATGGGAAGTATTATCTCTTCGGGCAATATGGAGTCACTGACAAAACCCTTTTACCCTGGGCAGAACTTTTTTTTGTGGATGTAGATAAAAACAATTTTGTGCCCGGCGGGAAAAAACAGTACCTTCATACCGGGCAAATTGTTCTTGGTCAGGATGGTTCAGGGGCCCTGTACAAATTACTGCTGGCCAATAAGGATCTTATACAAAAATACAATATTGATTTTTTACGTCAGAGTACGCCCCTTTATATAACTCCGGATGGTGAAAAACAGGAAGCTTCCGATCCCATCGAATTCCGGGATTTTGCCACCGGAAGGTCTTTCAAGGCCTCCCTTACTCAATATGTGGAAGGGGCGGGGAAAAATCTGAGCTCTTCATTTTTTATCAATCTCGAAGTTACCGACGCTAAAGGGAACACAAAAAAATACCTCGTGGGAACCCCTTCCCTGAAGCGTCCTCTCATAGCTTCCTACATGATCCGGAAGGCCATGATTGCTCCTCAGGATGGGTCTCTGATCTTTATTATCGAAATGAAACGGGTCGCCGATCAGGGATTCGACATTCGCTACATGGTGGAGGCCGTACGGATTCCCTAA
- the trxA gene encoding thioredoxin, whose translation MEREVTLTASNFESEVLKSSVPVLVDFWAQWCMPCKMIAPLLEQIADQYAGRLKVGKVNVDEENELAGRYDIVSIPTLMVFKNGEVVRQKVGALPRHEIENLFKDLL comes from the coding sequence ATGGAGAGGGAAGTGACGCTGACGGCTTCTAATTTTGAATCAGAGGTTCTTAAATCATCCGTTCCAGTTTTAGTGGATTTCTGGGCCCAATGGTGTATGCCCTGTAAGATGATAGCTCCCTTACTGGAACAAATTGCGGATCAGTATGCCGGGCGTCTTAAAGTAGGAAAGGTGAATGTGGATGAAGAAAACGAATTAGCGGGCCGCTATGATATTGTTTCTATCCCTACCCTAATGGTTTTTAAGAATGGTGAAGTAGTTCGCCAAAAAGTAGGGGCCCTCCCCCGGCATGAGATAGAAAATCTCTTTAAAGATTTACTATAA
- a CDS encoding MarC family protein yields the protein MFATFLPILFTIFVVIDPLGLVPIYIGLSSHLEVHEKNRTIRRAVLTAFLVLFLFILAGKWLLQLLHIHPGSFCIAGGILLFIVSMEMLFGQATKSKVSNQEQQGPSDEEERISVAVFPLAIPLLAGPGAITTILLYTSTEGEIIPIMVMLVISVAFTLGVAALAMKGSHMVIHALGKTGVSVIERIMGLLLSGLSVQFVYDGLVKLHILSPGIL from the coding sequence ATGTTTGCAACTTTTTTACCTATCCTTTTTACGATCTTTGTAGTGATTGATCCATTGGGCCTCGTGCCTATTTATATTGGTCTTTCTTCCCATCTTGAAGTGCATGAAAAGAATCGCACCATCCGGCGGGCGGTACTTACCGCTTTTCTGGTGCTCTTCCTTTTTATACTGGCCGGGAAATGGCTCCTCCAGTTACTCCACATTCACCCCGGTTCTTTCTGTATTGCGGGAGGTATTCTCCTTTTTATTGTTTCGATGGAGATGCTCTTTGGCCAGGCCACAAAATCAAAGGTTTCTAACCAGGAACAGCAGGGCCCCTCTGATGAAGAAGAACGAATATCCGTGGCGGTCTTCCCTCTGGCAATTCCCCTTTTAGCAGGACCTGGCGCCATTACCACCATCCTTCTCTACACCAGTACGGAAGGAGAAATCATCCCGATTATGGTCATGCTGGTTATCTCCGTGGCTTTTACGCTGGGTGTAGCCGCGCTGGCCATGAAAGGTTCCCACATGGTAATTCATGCGTTGGGTAAAACGGGCGTTTCGGTGATAGAACGAATCATGGGGCTTTTACTTTCAGGGCTTTCGGTGCAATTTGTGTATGATGGGCTTGTAAAACTCCACATCCTTTCGCCGGGAATTCTGTAA
- a CDS encoding peptidase U32 family protein has translation MGTIELLAPAGSPEALDAAIHEGADAVYLGLKTFNARLRTTNFAYSQFEAAVQALHRQRKKIYVTVNTVFEERETERIYQFLHYLASVGPDALIVQDFGIAQLVRTYFPSLKLHASTQMNIASSDGANFLSKQGFSRVVLARELDMEEIEHIRSHTALELEVFVHGALCISASGLCLFSSYLGGKSANRGMCTQACRRLYRAEDKEGYYFSPADLQLIEKVPHLADIGIQALKIEGRMKSAEYVGTVVAAYRHLLDNLEGNREKALQEALTMLRNDFARPKTMFYHDHTSPTQWLNPEQAGGTGIPLGPILQVRRKGEEFQGLIASPDVLLQAGDSLRFHKANDSKRQSLKIHHLEAGDRGMWIPIPEGFGVRDTVYIIQTKAMTKRYPSVLPRDLSPYKRHPRRIPAPECTVPRPEKSELGHLPEGLYVGVRNREDLYVIQAHRPNRVLVSYTRDMARWFLEETTPLPFSKKELILVLDPYYPEKTQELLHQEIPLLLERGFTQFVINNPGQLALFRPYLKKGGTGIIDKKAQKAEGKHALPRPSQGGKKTESAHPTPLLIAGPYLYAFNRWAYGFIRDLGFTFTIPPLEISRQNLEKTVPPESRSGILLTLFAYPALFRIRADLSEVYSFSRFSDSQDAAFRLIPGEEGSLVIPEQPFSIVDKRPFLEQAGFRRFILDFSGPPLRKTDYKDVVTAYEKGEPLINTTRFNWKNGFYLLDPEPTKPES, from the coding sequence ATGGGAACCATAGAATTACTTGCCCCCGCGGGCTCTCCGGAAGCGTTAGACGCAGCAATCCACGAAGGGGCCGATGCGGTATACCTGGGGCTTAAAACCTTCAATGCCCGCTTGCGGACCACTAACTTTGCCTATTCCCAATTTGAGGCAGCGGTCCAGGCCCTTCATCGGCAGAGAAAAAAGATATACGTGACGGTAAACACAGTATTCGAAGAACGGGAGACAGAACGGATATACCAATTTTTGCACTATCTCGCTTCGGTAGGCCCCGATGCCCTTATTGTGCAGGATTTTGGAATAGCCCAGTTGGTCCGGACCTACTTTCCTTCCTTAAAGCTTCACGCATCCACCCAGATGAACATTGCCAGCAGCGATGGGGCCAATTTCCTTTCCAAACAGGGCTTTTCCCGGGTAGTCCTTGCCCGAGAACTAGACATGGAAGAGATTGAACATATTCGCAGCCATACGGCCCTGGAGCTAGAGGTCTTTGTACATGGTGCCCTGTGCATTAGTGCCTCGGGGCTCTGTCTTTTTTCCAGTTACCTGGGAGGGAAATCCGCTAATCGAGGGATGTGTACTCAGGCATGTCGACGGCTCTATAGGGCGGAGGATAAAGAGGGGTATTATTTTAGCCCGGCGGATCTCCAGCTTATAGAAAAGGTCCCCCATCTTGCGGACATCGGTATCCAGGCCCTTAAAATTGAAGGCCGCATGAAAAGCGCCGAGTATGTGGGTACGGTGGTAGCGGCGTATCGCCATCTCCTGGACAACCTCGAGGGAAACCGGGAAAAGGCTCTGCAAGAAGCGCTCACCATGCTTCGCAACGACTTTGCCCGACCGAAAACGATGTTCTACCACGACCATACAAGCCCCACCCAGTGGCTTAATCCGGAGCAGGCGGGGGGCACAGGAATACCCCTCGGGCCTATTCTTCAGGTCCGGAGAAAGGGAGAAGAGTTCCAGGGGCTCATTGCCTCCCCCGACGTACTCTTGCAAGCCGGCGATTCTCTCCGTTTTCACAAAGCAAACGATTCCAAACGACAATCCCTTAAAATTCATCACCTTGAAGCGGGGGATCGAGGAATGTGGATTCCCATTCCCGAAGGATTTGGGGTTCGCGATACGGTATACATCATACAAACAAAGGCCATGACAAAACGCTACCCCTCCGTACTGCCCCGGGATCTTTCACCTTATAAACGACATCCCCGGCGAATCCCTGCCCCCGAGTGTACGGTACCACGGCCAGAAAAAAGCGAACTAGGACACCTTCCAGAGGGCCTCTACGTGGGAGTCCGAAACCGGGAGGACCTCTATGTGATCCAGGCCCATAGGCCTAACCGGGTCCTGGTTTCCTATACCCGGGATATGGCCCGCTGGTTCCTAGAAGAAACAACGCCCCTCCCCTTTTCTAAGAAAGAGCTCATCCTGGTATTGGACCCCTACTACCCGGAAAAGACCCAGGAACTGCTCCACCAGGAAATCCCCCTGCTTTTGGAAAGGGGCTTTACCCAGTTTGTCATTAACAATCCAGGGCAGCTAGCCCTCTTTCGTCCCTACCTAAAGAAAGGGGGGACCGGCATTATCGACAAAAAAGCGCAGAAAGCGGAAGGGAAGCATGCCCTTCCCCGGCCCTCGCAGGGGGGTAAAAAAACAGAATCGGCCCACCCCACCCCCCTCCTTATCGCAGGCCCCTACCTGTATGCCTTTAATCGATGGGCCTATGGGTTTATTCGGGATCTGGGCTTTACCTTTACCATTCCTCCGCTAGAGATAAGCCGTCAAAACCTCGAGAAAACGGTCCCCCCCGAGAGCCGTAGCGGCATTCTCCTTACCCTCTTTGCGTACCCCGCCCTCTTTCGCATCAGGGCAGACCTCTCAGAGGTGTACTCCTTTTCCCGTTTCTCCGACAGCCAGGACGCCGCGTTCCGCCTTATTCCCGGGGAAGAGGGCAGTCTGGTTATTCCGGAACAGCCCTTTTCTATCGTGGATAAGCGGCCCTTCCTTGAACAGGCCGGTTTTCGGCGTTTTATCCTGGATTTCTCAGGCCCACCTCTGCGGAAAACCGATTACAAAGACGTGGTCACCGCCTATGAAAAGGGAGAACCCCTTATAAACACTACCCGTTTTAATTGGAAAAACGGGTTTTATCTTCTTGATCCGGAACCAACCAAACCGGAATCCTGA
- a CDS encoding single-stranded DNA-binding protein: protein MNPLNSILIEGNLVRDPLLKTTPKGTPVCTFSLASNRYYKQESGFEKEVSFFNVEAWAKLAETCYNLGHKGRGVRVVGRLKQERWLGSDGKPYSRVSIVAEHVEFKPEFGRNTGKGEEEATDAADESYEGENTLEEENDQSTGIRLQGKKEKALVF, encoded by the coding sequence ATGAATCCTTTGAACTCTATTTTGATTGAAGGAAACCTGGTGAGGGATCCCCTGCTCAAGACTACTCCCAAGGGAACCCCGGTGTGCACCTTTAGCCTTGCGTCAAACCGTTACTATAAGCAGGAATCGGGATTCGAAAAGGAAGTGAGCTTTTTCAATGTGGAAGCCTGGGCTAAATTAGCCGAAACCTGTTATAACCTGGGACATAAGGGACGGGGTGTCCGGGTTGTGGGGAGGCTTAAACAGGAGCGATGGCTTGGATCGGATGGCAAACCCTACTCTCGGGTGAGTATTGTGGCGGAACACGTGGAATTTAAGCCCGAGTTTGGCCGGAATACCGGTAAAGGAGAGGAAGAAGCAACAGACGCCGCTGATGAAAGTTACGAAGGGGAGAACACTCTGGAAGAAGAAAACGATCAATCTACGGGGATACGGCTCCAGGGTAAAAAAGAAAAGGCCCTAGTCTTCTGA
- the glmS gene encoding glutamine--fructose-6-phosphate transaminase (isomerizing), with amino-acid sequence MCGIVGYCGPKNCTPILLDGLKRLEYRGYDSAGIGVESEKGPLVVIKRVGKIAQLRAAVPPTLQGHCGIGHTRWATHGGVTDTNAHPHQDMSGKIAVVHNGIIENYGPLKKKLEQEGVRFASETDSEVLAHLIAHYYRGKLEDAVGNALRQVKGTYGIAVIHLDEPGKIVGARCGSPLVVGVGDGEMFLASDVAAIVSHTKQVIYLSDGELVSLSASDYSITDIDHNPIEKSVDEIQWDIEEIEKEGFFCYMEKEIFEQPDSIARTLSGRLDIEYATGKLGGLNMTSRELLAVRRVKIIAAGTSWHAGLVGAYLLESLARIPASAELSSEIRYRNPVVEPDTLYFAVTQSGETADTLYAMRELKRKGARVLGICNVVGSTIARESDGGVYTHAGPEIAVASTKAFTSQLAVFYVFALLMARMRDLSFIQGQRFVEELQGISAKVRETLAQRDRIQNLAKKYYRARDFLFLGRGIEYPVALEGALKLKEISYIHAEGYAAGEIKHGPIALVNEETPTLIIVPRDSLREKTLSNMKEVKARGGPIIAVCTGEDEEVKAIADDYIPIPAVDELFYPFLTVVPLQLFSYFCALELGRDVDQPRNLAKSVTVE; translated from the coding sequence ATGTGTGGCATTGTAGGATACTGCGGACCCAAAAACTGCACGCCCATCCTGCTTGATGGACTAAAACGATTGGAATACCGGGGGTATGATTCGGCCGGTATTGGGGTGGAAAGCGAAAAGGGCCCCCTCGTGGTCATAAAACGGGTAGGGAAAATCGCCCAACTGCGGGCGGCCGTTCCCCCTACCCTCCAGGGACACTGTGGAATTGGACATACCCGCTGGGCCACCCATGGGGGAGTTACCGATACCAACGCCCACCCCCATCAGGACATGTCAGGGAAAATTGCGGTGGTCCATAATGGCATCATCGAAAACTATGGCCCCCTCAAGAAAAAACTAGAACAGGAGGGGGTACGCTTTGCCAGCGAAACCGATAGTGAGGTCCTCGCCCACCTTATTGCCCATTACTATCGAGGAAAACTGGAAGATGCGGTAGGAAACGCCCTTCGACAGGTGAAGGGAACCTATGGAATCGCGGTAATCCATCTGGATGAACCGGGAAAAATTGTGGGGGCCCGCTGTGGGTCTCCCCTCGTGGTAGGCGTAGGGGATGGAGAAATGTTTTTGGCCTCCGATGTGGCGGCTATCGTCAGTCATACCAAACAGGTGATTTATCTTTCCGACGGGGAACTGGTTAGCCTTTCGGCCTCCGATTATTCGATAACCGACATCGATCACAATCCCATTGAAAAATCGGTAGACGAAATTCAGTGGGATATCGAAGAAATAGAGAAAGAAGGCTTTTTCTGTTACATGGAAAAGGAAATTTTTGAACAACCCGATTCGATTGCCCGCACCCTAAGCGGCCGGCTCGACATAGAATACGCCACGGGTAAACTCGGTGGTCTTAACATGACCAGCCGGGAACTGCTCGCGGTGCGCCGGGTAAAGATAATCGCCGCGGGAACCAGCTGGCATGCCGGCCTGGTGGGGGCCTATCTTCTGGAAAGTCTTGCTCGCATTCCTGCCAGTGCGGAACTTTCCAGTGAAATTCGATACCGCAATCCAGTGGTAGAACCGGATACCCTCTATTTTGCGGTAACCCAGTCGGGAGAAACCGCCGACACCCTCTATGCCATGCGGGAATTAAAACGAAAGGGGGCTCGAGTTCTCGGAATCTGCAACGTGGTAGGTTCCACCATTGCCCGGGAATCGGACGGAGGGGTGTATACCCACGCGGGACCGGAAATCGCCGTGGCCAGTACCAAGGCCTTTACCAGTCAGCTGGCGGTATTTTATGTCTTTGCCTTGCTCATGGCCCGAATGAGGGATCTTTCCTTTATTCAGGGGCAGCGTTTTGTAGAAGAACTACAGGGCATATCTGCAAAAGTACGGGAGACCCTTGCCCAACGGGACAGGATACAGAATCTGGCCAAGAAGTATTACCGGGCCCGGGATTTTCTCTTTTTAGGGCGGGGCATCGAATACCCCGTGGCACTGGAGGGAGCGCTGAAACTTAAGGAAATTTCCTATATTCATGCAGAGGGCTATGCGGCAGGGGAAATAAAGCATGGCCCCATCGCCCTGGTAAACGAAGAAACACCGACCCTCATTATCGTTCCGCGGGATTCCCTGAGGGAAAAGACCCTTTCCAACATGAAAGAGGTTAAAGCCCGGGGAGGCCCCATCATCGCCGTATGCACCGGCGAAGACGAGGAAGTAAAGGCTATTGCCGACGATTACATTCCCATCCCTGCGGTGGATGAGCTTTTCTACCCCTTCTTGACGGTGGTTCCCCTCCAGCTCTTCTCTTATTTTTGTGCCCTTGAGCTTGGCCGAGACGTGGATCAGCCCCGGAATCTTGCAAAAAGCGTGACGGTGGAATAA
- a CDS encoding cation diffusion facilitator family transporter, with product MSPQNLSETNEKVALVRLASHIALWGNLFLASLKIGTGLLASSLAVLGDGIDSSTDVIIALMSLLVAGIIARPADRKHPWGHGRAETIATTILSFILFFAGAQLMLRAGERLFSLGDTRVPPPLVLVVTLCSILGKLFLAWSQMYLGKRANSAMLKANGKNMLGDVVISSGVLIGLALSILFHLPILDPLVAIGVGLWVIRAAISIFWEVNTELMDGNSDPELYQALFEAVRSVPGTVNPHRARMRRIAGLWDIDLDIEVNPELSVREAHHLASLVEQAIKERVDGVYDIMVHVEPEGEAESHPTEQYGLREGDEK from the coding sequence GCGAAACAAACGAAAAAGTTGCGCTTGTTCGATTGGCTTCCCACATAGCCCTGTGGGGCAACCTCTTCCTCGCTTCTCTTAAAATTGGTACCGGTCTTCTGGCGTCAAGCTTGGCGGTGTTGGGGGATGGCATCGATTCTTCTACCGATGTGATCATCGCCCTCATGTCGCTTTTAGTGGCGGGGATCATTGCCCGCCCTGCGGATCGCAAGCACCCCTGGGGGCACGGCCGGGCCGAAACCATCGCCACGACGATCCTTTCGTTCATTCTTTTTTTTGCGGGGGCCCAGCTTATGCTCCGGGCGGGGGAACGACTGTTTTCATTAGGGGATACCAGGGTCCCTCCACCCCTCGTGCTGGTGGTTACCCTCTGTTCCATCCTGGGAAAGCTCTTCCTTGCCTGGTCCCAGATGTACCTGGGCAAACGGGCTAACTCGGCCATGCTTAAGGCTAATGGCAAGAACATGCTCGGCGATGTGGTGATCTCCAGTGGCGTCCTTATAGGTCTGGCTCTTTCTATTTTGTTCCATCTTCCCATCCTCGATCCTCTGGTGGCAATTGGGGTAGGCCTATGGGTTATTCGGGCGGCTATCAGTATCTTCTGGGAAGTGAATACGGAACTCATGGATGGAAACAGTGATCCCGAACTGTACCAGGCCCTTTTTGAAGCGGTCCGATCCGTGCCGGGAACGGTGAATCCCCATCGGGCGCGGATGCGCCGTATTGCGGGGCTCTGGGATATCGATCTGGATATTGAGGTTAATCCAGAACTTTCTGTTCGGGAGGCCCACCACTTAGCCAGCTTGGTGGAGCAGGCGATAAAAGAACGGGTTGATGGGGTCTACGATATCATGGTGCATGTGGAGCCCGAAGGGGAAGCGGAGAGTCACCCCACCGAACAGTACGGTCTGCGGGAGGGGGACGAGAAATAG